In Primulina eburnea isolate SZY01 chromosome 5, ASM2296580v1, whole genome shotgun sequence, a single window of DNA contains:
- the LOC140832407 gene encoding probable small nuclear ribonucleoprotein G, which produces MSRSGQPPDLKKYMDKKLQIKLNANRTVVGTLRGFDQFMNLVIDNTVEVNGDEKTDIGMVVIRGNSVVTVEALEPVARPQ; this is translated from the exons ATGAGCAGATCAGGCCAGCCTCCAGATCTCAAAAA GTACATGGACAAGAAGCTACAGA TTAAGCTGAATGCCAATCGTACTGTGGTTGGAACCCTTCGTGGTTTTGATCAGTTCATGAACCTGGTGATAGACAACACTGTCGAAGTTAATGGAGACGAGAAAACCGACATTGGCATGGTG GTCATCAGGGGAAACAGTGTAGTTACAGTCGAAGCTCTCGAGCCCGTTGCTAGGCCACAATGA
- the LOC140832408 gene encoding replication protein A 14 kDa subunit B-like encodes MDTSNPAVFVNADLLRMHVGRRVRAAIQVLRSDGGGSVVGKSTDEQQLVIKGHPPHPLTTFVEVIGVADSNQSIKADIWTNFGDALDTSNYNSVCQLANGDFKHLFV; translated from the exons ATGGACACTTCAAACCCCGCTGTATTTGTGAACGCTGATCTTTTGCGGATGCACGTCGGACGGAGGGTGAGGGCGGCGATTCAGGTGCTGAGATCTGATGGCGGCGGTTCAGTTGTCGGTAAATCGACCGATGAACAGCAGCTGGTCATCAAAGGCCATCCCCCTCACCCCCTTACAACTTTCGTTGAGGTAATCGGCGTCGCTGATAGCAACCAGTCGATTAAGGCTGATATATGGACCAACTTCGGTGACGCTCTAG ATACAAGCAACTACAACTCCGTCTGCCAACTTGCCAATGGAGATTTCAAACATTTGTTTGTTTGA
- the LOC140831884 gene encoding uncharacterized protein — protein sequence MPRFDFDALITAHSGEGNDLKISCKTHDEEEYSSKMKRSPVDNMISCIRTTHQYLSGCRKTQNTIGLIEMLFTIERIPPERFSANLKSKASIIGLPKTQKATFVDSSCRRTCKSSTNARLFPKRTASAGKSTIAVTEPGSPKVSCTGRVRSKRGRRRSNSSKRSDKPAEKSRACYEKPEAEESKTGVAKKEKKKKTGFYFKVMSIFRSQKTNKNPSRSYSRKVAELQAEKPPAVEALRKSASIKAAPEPPGLGGMKRFASGRQSGSWLAEDLNQVLPEPLYFDRRLCITGGR from the exons ATGCCTCGGTTCGATTTTGATGCCTTAATCACGGCCCATTCAGGCGAAGGCAACGACCTGAAAATATCATGCAAAACACACGATGAAGAAGAGTACTCGTCGAAGATGAAGAGATCCCCGGTGGACAATATGATATCGTGCATCCGGACGACCCACCAGTATCTTTCTGGCTGTCGAAAGACGCAGAATACGATTGGCTTGATCGAAATGCTTTTTACGATCGAAAGGATTCCACCAGAG AGGTTTTCTGCTAACTTGAAGTCCAAGGCTTCCATTATTGGATTGCCGAAGACGCAGAAGGCGACTTTTGTAGACTCCAGCTGCAGGAGGACCTGTAAGTCGTCGACAAATGCAAGGCTGTTCCCCAAACGGACGGCGTCAGCGGGGAAATCAACTATTGCTGTCACTGAACCGGGTTCTCCAAAGGTGTCATGTACAGGGAGAGTCAGGTCGAAGCGTGGCCGGCGGAGGTCGAACTCATCGAAAAGAAGCGATAAGCCGGCAGAGAAATCTAGAGCCTGCTATGAGAAGCCAGAAGCAGAGGAATCGAAAACAGGTGTTGCGAAGaaggagaagaagaagaagactgGGTTTTACTTCAAGGTAATGAGTATATTCCGGTCCCAGAAGACAAATAAAAATCCGTCACGTTCGTATAGTCGCAAGGTAGCAGAGCTCCAGGCGGAGAAACCTCCGGCGGTTGAAGCGCTGCGGAAGAGTGCGAGTATCAAAGCAGCGCCCGAGCCGCCAGGTTTGGGTGGGATGAAGCGTTTTGCGTCGGGGCGCCAGTCTGGGTCCTGGCTGGCGGAGGATCTCAATCAGGTGTTACCGGAGCCGCTTTATTTTGATCGGCGCCTGTGTATCACCGGTGGTAGGTGA